From one Peptoniphilaceae bacterium AMB_02 genomic stretch:
- a CDS encoding Ltp family lipoprotein: MPAKEEKSDNVSKEYKAALNKAESYANMMHMSKKGIYNQLVSEYGEKFPEDAAQYAIDNLQVDWNKNALEKAKDYATTMAMSKRGIYDQLISEYGENFTEEEAQYAIDNLKIDWNKNALQKAKDYQNMMDMSKESIREQLVSEYGEKFTEEEANYAIENLDD, translated from the coding sequence AAGAAAAATCAGACAATGTCTCTAAAGAATACAAAGCAGCATTAAATAAAGCTGAAAGCTATGCTAATATGATGCATATGTCAAAGAAAGGTATATATAACCAACTAGTTTCCGAATATGGTGAGAAGTTTCCTGAAGATGCTGCTCAATATGCTATTGATAATCTACAAGTAGATTGGAATAAAAATGCTTTGGAAAAAGCAAAAGATTATGCCACAACTATGGCTATGTCGAAGCGTGGAATATACGACCAGCTAATATCAGAATATGGCGAGAACTTCACTGAAGAAGAAGCACAGTACGCAATAGACAATCTAAAAATTGACTGGAATAAAAATGCTCTTCAAAAAGCCAAGGATTATCAAAATATGATGGATATGTCGAAAGAATCAATTAGAGAACAATTGGTTTCTGAATATGGTGAAAAATTCACTGAGGAAGAAGCTAATTATGCTATTGAGAACTTAGATGACTAA
- a CDS encoding membrane lipoprotein lipid attachment site-containing protein, producing MRKILIIFSLLFILTACSKSPVKEPVQDKAVESKDTESKDASDTSTEQTEQSKKEENEGTGKIEVDKKLLTTEIHIPASIFGDDPITQEEIDESVAAGTFKEGKVNPDGSVTYVVTKEQHKKLMDNFMVQLKSTLDSLVDDENNSFLKIEVNSDTSEYKVYVDPERYNEFESFSALGLYLQSAFYRSIAGDKDIYTTVKFINNETGETLNEANSKEFFEQKLD from the coding sequence TTGAGAAAGATATTAATTATATTTTCATTATTATTTATATTAACCGCATGTAGTAAGAGCCCTGTAAAAGAACCGGTTCAAGATAAGGCCGTGGAGTCAAAAGATACTGAAAGCAAAGATGCTTCTGATACATCAACTGAGCAAACTGAACAGTCAAAAAAAGAAGAGAATGAAGGAACCGGCAAAATAGAAGTTGATAAAAAACTGCTAACAACTGAAATTCATATACCTGCGTCAATTTTTGGTGATGATCCTATTACTCAAGAGGAAATTGATGAGTCAGTTGCAGCCGGAACTTTTAAAGAAGGAAAGGTTAATCCGGACGGATCCGTAACTTATGTAGTTACTAAAGAACAGCATAAAAAGCTAATGGACAACTTCATGGTTCAATTGAAATCTACCCTAGATAGTCTAGTAGATGATGAGAATAATTCATTTTTGAAAATTGAAGTTAATAGTGATACTTCAGAGTATAAGGTATATGTAGATCCAGAAAGGTACAATGAATTTGAATCTTTTAGCGCTTTAGGATTATATTTACAATCAGCTTTTTATAGATCAATAGCAGGCGATAAAGATATTTATACTACCGTAAAGTTTATTAATAACGAAACCGGAGAAACTTTGAATGAAGCTAACTCTAAAGAATTTTTCGAGCAGAAGTTAGATTAG
- a CDS encoding metallophosphoesterase, which produces MYRELIGITALIAVTSHYIRNQNKRIKINEVKLSSKKIKEPVKILQITDFHSNKAIDILELESLIQDLNPDFAVITGDMAEKNLSPVKNIIDMISRQKFQTYAILGNHEEGEPHLEKYLKIIEESAIIYLDNKVETIEIKGNTINVIGLEHYNPRLSEIRNSFDPNNFNLILSHAPNLIVNEVTKDDDLVLSGHTHGGQVRFPLIGAIYVPNQFPFPKYIKGLYELETGTILHVDSGLGNSRLPLRALNPVQISLITIENERQ; this is translated from the coding sequence ATGTATAGAGAACTGATAGGTATAACTGCATTAATTGCGGTCACATCACATTATATAAGGAACCAAAACAAGAGAATTAAAATAAACGAAGTGAAACTAAGCTCCAAGAAAATCAAAGAACCTGTTAAAATACTTCAAATAACTGATTTCCACTCCAACAAAGCGATAGATATATTAGAACTGGAGTCCTTAATACAAGACTTAAACCCGGACTTTGCAGTAATAACAGGCGACATGGCCGAAAAAAACCTGTCTCCGGTAAAAAATATTATAGACATGATATCCAGACAGAAATTTCAAACATACGCTATTTTAGGCAATCACGAAGAAGGAGAGCCTCATCTGGAAAAATATTTGAAAATTATAGAAGAAAGTGCAATAATATACTTGGACAATAAAGTTGAAACCATAGAAATCAAAGGAAACACAATCAATGTCATCGGACTTGAGCATTATAATCCCAGACTTTCTGAGATTAGAAACTCCTTCGATCCAAACAATTTCAACCTTATACTTTCACATGCACCAAATCTCATAGTGAACGAGGTCACAAAAGACGACGACTTGGTACTTTCAGGGCATACACATGGCGGTCAAGTAAGATTCCCCTTAATAGGAGCAATCTACGTACCCAACCAGTTTCCCTTTCCCAAGTATATAAAAGGCCTCTACGAACTGGAAACGGGAACAATACTCCATGTAGACAGCGGCCTCGGAAACAGTAGACTACCACTAAGAGCCCTAAACCCCGTCCAAATAAGCCTAATAACAATAGAAAATGAGCGCCAGTAG
- the ilvA gene encoding threonine ammonia-lyase, translated as MLTLDKVYLAGAELRNVVRKTDLIYSPLLSRNCEVFLKTENLQKTGSFKVRGAHYKMSTLTPEEREKPVVACSAGNHAQGVALAARGFGIKAIIFLPATAPISKIEATRALGAEVVLVDGVYDDAYAEAIKYSEENNCLFLHPFDDEDVIAGQSTVALELMEQLPDVEAVVVPIGGGGLISGVAFAIKAMRPNCKVYGVQAERADAMVRSFHEKELITTEGVSTFADGIAVKSPGEITYDICSKYVDDIVTVTEDQIATAILTLMERQKLVAEGAGAVSVAALMFNKLPVAGKKVCAIISGGNIDVNILSRVIERGLLTSGRRTNLTIELIDKPGQLKTVSTIVAEQGANVISVYYTPGGRNMPINGCFLNLSMETKDHKHLDQVKKALEGEGFKICE; from the coding sequence ATGTTAACACTAGATAAAGTATACTTAGCGGGAGCAGAACTTAGAAATGTAGTTAGAAAAACTGACTTAATCTATTCTCCACTTCTGTCCAGAAACTGTGAAGTCTTTTTGAAAACTGAAAATCTGCAAAAGACGGGATCTTTCAAGGTCAGAGGAGCACATTATAAAATGTCCACATTGACTCCCGAGGAGAGAGAAAAACCTGTTGTAGCTTGTTCGGCAGGAAACCACGCTCAAGGCGTTGCACTTGCTGCCAGAGGATTCGGTATAAAAGCGATAATATTCCTACCGGCAACTGCACCGATCTCAAAAATAGAGGCGACAAGAGCTCTGGGTGCCGAAGTTGTACTCGTAGATGGAGTTTATGATGATGCCTATGCAGAAGCCATAAAATACAGTGAGGAGAATAATTGTCTATTCCTTCATCCATTTGACGATGAAGATGTAATAGCTGGACAATCAACAGTAGCACTTGAACTTATGGAGCAGTTGCCCGATGTAGAAGCAGTAGTCGTTCCAATAGGTGGAGGAGGTCTAATATCCGGGGTTGCATTCGCAATTAAGGCAATGAGACCGAACTGTAAAGTGTACGGAGTGCAAGCTGAAAGAGCAGATGCAATGGTCCGTTCCTTCCACGAAAAGGAACTTATAACAACAGAAGGAGTTTCTACTTTTGCAGATGGTATAGCAGTAAAAAGTCCTGGAGAAATTACTTATGATATCTGTTCAAAATACGTAGACGACATAGTAACCGTCACTGAAGACCAGATAGCAACGGCAATACTAACACTTATGGAGAGACAAAAACTCGTAGCTGAAGGAGCAGGAGCTGTTTCAGTAGCGGCTTTAATGTTCAATAAACTGCCGGTAGCAGGCAAAAAAGTCTGTGCCATAATCTCCGGAGGAAACATAGACGTAAACATCCTTTCGAGAGTCATTGAAAGAGGTCTTTTGACATCAGGAAGAAGAACCAACCTAACCATCGAGCTTATAGACAAGCCTGGACAACTTAAAACAGTATCGACAATTGTTGCCGAGCAAGGAGCAAATGTAATCTCTGTTTACTATACACCTGGAGGCAGAAATATGCCGATTAATGGATGTTTCTTAAACCTATCCATGGAGACCAAGGATCATAAACACTTGGATCAAGTCAAAAAAGCTCTCGAAGGGGAAGGATTTAAAATTTGTGAATAA
- the ilvD gene encoding dihydroxy-acid dehydratase produces the protein MNKNRLRKDGLKLGDISSSPKRALMKAMGYDDEQMKRPLIGVVNSFNEIVPGHIHLKTIAAAVKEGILMAGGTPMEFNTIGVCDGLAMGHEGMKYSLPSRELIADTTECMVRAHALDALVFIPNCDKVVPGMLMAAARLNIPSIFISGGPMLSIDGTDLNTVFEGVGAFHAGSMSEKELYQLEENACPGCGSCSGMFTANSMNCLSEVLGMALPGNGTVPAVYAKRIRMAKLAGRKIMEVLEKDIRPSDILNEKSLRNALTVDMALGCSTNSVLHLFALANELGVDIDLNTINEVSEVTPNLCKLAPAGCHHMQDLERAGGVYAVMNVLHEKGLIDGSAISVLGMTFDEILPSFPNRDESVIRPMDNPYSKSGGLAALFGNLAPNGAVVKRSAVKESMLNFVGRARVFDSEEEAVAAIYGGKIEGGDVVVIRYEGPAGGPGMREMLSPTSAIAGMKLDDQVALITDGRFSGATRGAAIGHISPEAQSSGPIAYVMENDKIEIDIPNNKLELLISDEELENRKKEIHIREQREVTGFMKRYVKHVSSADKGAVLE, from the coding sequence ATGAACAAAAATAGATTAAGAAAAGACGGATTAAAATTAGGAGATATCTCCAGTAGTCCGAAAAGAGCCTTAATGAAGGCAATGGGCTATGATGACGAGCAGATGAAAAGACCTCTAATCGGTGTCGTTAACTCTTTTAACGAGATAGTCCCAGGTCACATACATCTAAAGACCATAGCAGCTGCAGTCAAAGAGGGAATCCTCATGGCAGGAGGAACTCCTATGGAATTCAATACCATCGGTGTATGTGATGGACTGGCAATGGGGCATGAGGGCATGAAGTACTCCCTGCCATCCAGAGAGCTAATCGCCGATACGACCGAATGCATGGTTAGAGCACATGCACTGGATGCACTCGTGTTTATTCCGAACTGTGACAAAGTAGTTCCCGGAATGCTCATGGCAGCTGCAAGGCTTAACATCCCTTCGATTTTTATTTCAGGGGGTCCGATGTTGTCAATAGACGGAACCGACCTAAATACAGTATTTGAAGGTGTTGGAGCTTTTCATGCCGGAAGCATGAGCGAAAAAGAACTCTATCAATTAGAAGAAAATGCATGTCCCGGCTGCGGTTCATGCTCGGGAATGTTTACGGCAAACTCCATGAACTGTTTAAGTGAAGTCTTGGGAATGGCACTACCCGGAAACGGAACTGTTCCTGCAGTGTACGCAAAACGAATTCGTATGGCAAAACTGGCAGGAAGAAAGATAATGGAAGTACTGGAAAAAGACATTAGACCTTCAGATATTTTAAATGAAAAATCTCTTAGAAATGCACTAACAGTTGATATGGCACTCGGATGCTCTACAAACTCAGTTCTACACCTATTTGCACTCGCTAATGAACTCGGTGTGGACATTGACCTTAACACCATCAACGAAGTGAGTGAAGTGACTCCTAATCTCTGTAAACTGGCACCGGCAGGCTGTCATCATATGCAGGATTTGGAAAGAGCAGGTGGAGTATATGCAGTTATGAATGTACTTCATGAAAAAGGTCTTATAGACGGATCTGCAATCTCGGTTCTTGGTATGACATTTGACGAAATACTGCCATCATTCCCAAATAGAGATGAGAGCGTCATTAGACCGATGGACAATCCGTATTCAAAATCCGGTGGACTGGCTGCATTATTCGGTAATCTTGCACCAAATGGCGCGGTTGTAAAAAGGTCTGCTGTAAAGGAATCAATGCTTAACTTTGTTGGAAGAGCAAGAGTATTTGATTCGGAAGAGGAAGCTGTCGCTGCAATCTACGGTGGTAAAATTGAAGGCGGAGATGTTGTAGTAATAAGGTATGAAGGACCTGCAGGAGGACCAGGAATGAGAGAGATGCTATCTCCAACCTCTGCAATTGCCGGAATGAAACTGGATGATCAGGTTGCGCTCATTACCGACGGAAGATTCTCAGGAGCTACCAGAGGTGCTGCGATAGGGCATATATCACCGGAGGCACAGAGCTCAGGTCCAATAGCATATGTAATGGAAAATGATAAAATCGAAATAGATATACCAAATAATAAACTAGAACTCCTAATCTCTGATGAAGAACTGGAAAATAGAAAGAAAGAAATCCATATTAGAGAGCAAAGAGAAGTTACCGGATTTATGAAAAGATATGTAAAACACGTAAGTTCCGCTGATAAGGGAGCTGTACTCGAATAG
- the ilvC gene encoding ketol-acid reductoisomerase has protein sequence MAKMYYEKDCNELLLEGKTVAVIGYGSQGHAHALNLRDSGVNVVIGLYEGSSSAERAREDGFEVLNSDEAVRKADIVIMLVNDEKMAVLYKEKVEPNLREGMTLAFAHGFNIHFKQIVPPSDINVIMIAPKGPGHTVRSQYLEGKGVPCLVAVYQDASGNAKDLALAYAAGIGGARAGVLETTFKEETETDLFGEQAVLCGGVTALMKAGFDTLVEAGYQPESAYFECVHEMKLIIDLVVKGGLSYMRYSISDTAEYGDYAVGDRIITDETKKEMKKVLSEIQSGEFAKNWIEENKQGRPTFTKRREEESELLVEKVGKDLRAKMSWQDEQK, from the coding sequence ATGGCAAAAATGTATTATGAGAAGGATTGTAATGAATTATTATTGGAAGGAAAAACTGTAGCAGTTATAGGTTATGGATCTCAAGGTCATGCACATGCTTTAAACCTTAGAGATAGTGGAGTTAATGTAGTAATCGGACTTTATGAAGGATCCTCCTCGGCGGAAAGAGCTAGAGAAGACGGATTCGAAGTACTTAATTCAGATGAAGCAGTTAGAAAAGCGGACATAGTAATCATGCTTGTAAATGATGAGAAGATGGCGGTTCTATATAAAGAAAAAGTTGAACCGAACCTAAGAGAAGGCATGACACTTGCATTTGCACATGGATTTAATATTCACTTTAAACAAATTGTTCCACCAAGTGATATAAATGTAATTATGATTGCGCCTAAAGGACCGGGACATACAGTAAGAAGTCAGTACCTTGAAGGTAAAGGAGTTCCTTGTCTGGTAGCTGTATATCAAGATGCATCCGGAAATGCAAAAGACTTGGCACTTGCATATGCTGCAGGTATCGGTGGAGCTAGAGCCGGAGTACTTGAAACCACATTTAAAGAAGAAACCGAAACGGATTTATTCGGTGAACAAGCCGTACTATGCGGTGGAGTTACAGCTCTTATGAAAGCCGGTTTTGACACACTTGTTGAAGCAGGATACCAACCGGAATCAGCATACTTCGAATGTGTACATGAAATGAAACTCATAATCGACTTGGTAGTAAAAGGCGGATTATCCTACATGAGATACTCAATCAGTGATACTGCAGAATACGGAGATTATGCAGTTGGAGACAGAATAATCACCGACGAGACCAAAAAAGAGATGAAAAAAGTACTTAGTGAAATCCAATCAGGAGAATTTGCTAAAAACTGGATAGAAGAAAATAAACAAGGAAGACCTACATTCACAAAGAGAAGAGAAGAAGAATCAGAATTATTGGTTGAGAAAGTAGGTAAAGACTTAAGAGCAAAAATGAGTTGGCAAGATGAACAAAAATAG
- the ilvN gene encoding acetolactate synthase small subunit, producing the protein MAKKFIIGLLVNNHYGVLNRIAGLYNKRGYNIDSLTVGETEDPRYSRMTIVSSGDEYMKTQVVKQLNKLHDVKMAKIIEDENAVSVEHLLLKLKTGAEGNSDIAALLNVYGAKVMDLGKDFIIVDMTGSSEKIDEFMRKCIPFGILELCRSGSLSLTKDGSNELSALYLDKLEEEY; encoded by the coding sequence ATGGCAAAGAAATTTATTATTGGATTATTGGTAAATAACCATTATGGAGTTCTTAACAGGATAGCAGGTCTTTACAACAAGCGCGGTTATAATATCGACTCACTTACAGTAGGAGAGACGGAAGATCCGAGGTACTCGAGGATGACAATAGTGTCCAGTGGTGACGAGTACATGAAGACACAGGTTGTAAAACAGCTAAACAAACTTCATGATGTAAAGATGGCAAAGATAATCGAAGATGAAAACGCGGTCTCCGTTGAGCATCTACTCCTAAAGTTAAAGACCGGAGCTGAAGGCAATTCGGATATCGCAGCCCTTTTAAATGTTTATGGTGCAAAAGTCATGGATTTGGGTAAAGACTTTATAATAGTGGACATGACAGGAAGCAGTGAAAAAATCGATGAATTTATGAGAAAGTGTATTCCATTTGGAATACTTGAACTATGTAGATCTGGCTCATTATCCCTTACAAAAGACGGAAGTAATGAACTCAGTGCATTATATTTAGACAAATTAGAGGAGGAATATTAA